Proteins from a genomic interval of Acetobacterium woodii DSM 1030:
- a CDS encoding tyrosine-protein kinase family protein, giving the protein MAWKKKKAAGKSTERNKINEQQKLGANLNFQAIEAYKLLRTNLEFSFTDDKRCQVIGITSALSGEGKSLTTINIAYAIAANEKRVLVLEADFRKPAIASKLGINENVGLSDLLVRQEILVSDILISVRMTEIVKFDLAPTGRIPPNPTELLDSNKMKVFIRSCSDVYDYILIDLPPVTVVADAVIASKYIDGMVVVVRQDCCDQKSLAQTMKQLKFANTKILGFVFNGYNQAKSGYYKKYVNKGYYETEYKQANGSPSQG; this is encoded by the coding sequence ATGGCTTGGAAAAAGAAAAAGGCCGCTGGCAAAAGCACGGAACGAAATAAAATAAATGAGCAACAAAAATTAGGCGCAAACCTAAATTTTCAAGCCATTGAAGCCTATAAACTGCTAAGAACAAATTTGGAATTCTCGTTTACCGACGATAAAAGATGCCAGGTTATTGGAATTACCAGTGCTTTAAGCGGTGAAGGAAAAAGCTTGACCACCATCAATATCGCCTATGCGATTGCCGCAAACGAAAAGCGGGTTCTGGTTCTGGAGGCAGATTTTAGAAAACCGGCGATCGCATCCAAGCTGGGCATCAATGAAAATGTTGGGTTAAGTGATCTCCTGGTGCGGCAAGAGATTTTGGTCAGTGATATTTTAATTAGCGTAAGAATGACAGAGATAGTTAAGTTTGACTTGGCACCAACGGGGAGAATCCCCCCGAATCCGACTGAATTGCTGGATTCTAACAAAATGAAAGTATTTATTAGAAGTTGCTCAGATGTCTACGATTACATCTTAATTGATTTGCCCCCAGTCACCGTTGTTGCTGATGCGGTGATAGCTTCTAAATATATTGATGGGATGGTAGTGGTGGTAAGGCAGGATTGTTGTGATCAAAAATCGCTTGCGCAAACAATGAAACAGTTGAAATTCGCCAATACTAAAATTTTAGGATTTGTTTTTAACGGCTATAATCAGGCAAAATCCGGGTATTATAAAAAATATGTAAATAAAGGATACTACGAAACAGAGTATAAGCAGGCCAATGGCTCGCCTTCGCAGGGGTGA
- a CDS encoding CpsB/CapC family capsule biosynthesis tyrosine phosphatase produces MIDFHSHILPGMDDGSKNIEESLKMIEASFNQGVEMIVATPHFYPWQEKPEDFLARREHAIKSLPGPLSTLRVGAEIAYYDGIDYSEDIELLKIADTELILIEMPMTIWTNRMLDSLYNMENRTKLKVVLAHFERYLKVQKRTDQSGYIGDNFFIQINADYFINRSTQRKALKLFKENRVDFIGSDCHNLTSRPPNLGEAYQTIKNKCGIKSVTAFDDKQNQYFKGGIIYER; encoded by the coding sequence ATGATTGATTTTCATTCACATATTTTACCGGGGATGGATGATGGCAGTAAAAATATTGAAGAATCATTAAAAATGATTGAAGCATCTTTTAATCAAGGGGTTGAAATGATTGTGGCAACGCCGCACTTTTATCCCTGGCAGGAAAAACCGGAAGACTTTTTAGCTAGAAGAGAACATGCGATTAAATCGCTGCCGGGACCACTTTCGACGCTTCGGGTTGGGGCAGAAATTGCTTATTACGATGGCATCGATTACTCCGAAGATATCGAATTGCTGAAAATTGCCGATACCGAGCTGATATTAATCGAAATGCCGATGACAATTTGGACAAATCGGATGCTCGATTCGTTATATAACATGGAAAACAGAACCAAGCTGAAAGTTGTGCTGGCTCATTTTGAACGTTATCTCAAAGTTCAAAAAAGAACGGATCAAAGCGGCTATATTGGTGATAACTTTTTTATTCAGATCAACGCCGATTATTTCATCAACAGAAGTACCCAAAGAAAAGCACTTAAGCTGTTCAAAGAAAACAGAGTCGATTTTATCGGTTCGGATTGTCATAATTTAACATCCCGACCGCCCAATTTGGGAGAAGCATATCAAACGATTAAAAACAAATGTGGCATAAAAAGCGTAACAGCTTTCGATGATAAACAAAACCAATATTTTAAGGGAGGTATTATTTATGAAAGGTAG